The following proteins are co-located in the Pseudomonas sp. ATCC 13867 genome:
- a CDS encoding DUF2797 domain-containing protein yields MQELGRGALDKMSARLESPVQYAFRLGEAQVPVNPLIGKTVRLEYLGEINCCHCGRKTKKSFAQGYCYPCFTKLAQCDSCIMSPEKCHYEDGSCREPEWGERFCMTDHVVYLANSSGAKVGITRATQVPTRWIDQGARQALPIMRVATRQQSGFVEDLLRSQVTDRTNWRALLKGEAEPLDLVAIREQIFDACAEGIVALQQRFGLQAIQPVIDMEPIEISYPVEAYLAKITSFDLDKTPVVEGTLQGIKGQYLIFDTGVINVRKFTAYQLAISA; encoded by the coding sequence ATGCAGGAGCTTGGACGCGGCGCCCTGGACAAGATGTCGGCGCGCCTGGAAAGCCCCGTGCAGTACGCCTTCCGCCTGGGCGAGGCGCAGGTCCCGGTAAACCCGCTGATCGGCAAGACGGTGCGCCTGGAGTACCTGGGCGAGATCAACTGCTGTCACTGCGGGCGCAAGACCAAAAAGAGCTTCGCCCAGGGCTACTGCTACCCGTGCTTCACCAAGCTGGCGCAATGCGACAGCTGCATCATGAGCCCGGAGAAGTGCCACTACGAGGACGGCTCCTGCCGCGAGCCGGAGTGGGGCGAGCGCTTCTGCATGACCGACCACGTGGTCTACCTGGCCAACTCCTCGGGGGCCAAGGTGGGCATCACCCGCGCCACCCAGGTGCCGACCCGCTGGATCGACCAGGGTGCGCGCCAGGCGCTGCCGATCATGCGCGTGGCGACCCGCCAGCAGTCCGGTTTCGTCGAGGACCTGCTGCGCAGCCAGGTCACCGACCGCACCAACTGGCGCGCGTTGCTCAAGGGCGAGGCCGAGCCGCTGGACCTGGTGGCTATCCGCGAGCAGATCTTCGACGCCTGCGCCGAGGGCATCGTCGCCCTGCAGCAGCGCTTCGGCCTGCAGGCGATCCAGCCGGTGATCGACATGGAGCCCATCGAGATCAGCTACCCGGTGGAGGCCTACCTGGCCAAGATCACCAGCTTCGATCTGGACAAGACGCCGGTGGTCGAGGGTACCCTGCAGGGTATCAAGGGCCAGTACCTGATCTTCGATACCGGCGTGATCAACGTGCGCAAGTTCACTGCGTACCAGTTGGCCATCAGCGCCTGA
- a CDS encoding YeaC family protein, whose protein sequence is MSSFAEMIQNITPEIYESLKLAVEIGKWPDGRKLSQEQKELSLQAMIAWEMDNLPEDQHTGYMGPQACESHAEPIPNILFSSNSLH, encoded by the coding sequence ATGTCGTCCTTCGCCGAAATGATCCAGAACATCACCCCCGAAATCTACGAGAGCCTCAAGCTGGCCGTGGAAATCGGCAAGTGGCCCGACGGCCGCAAGCTGTCCCAGGAACAGAAGGAGCTGTCGCTGCAGGCCATGATCGCCTGGGAGATGGACAACCTGCCCGAGGACCAGCACACCGGCTACATGGGCCCGCAGGCCTGCGAATCCCACGCCGAGCCGATCCCGAACATCCTCTTCTCCTCCAACTCGCTGCACTGA
- a CDS encoding rhomboid family intramembrane serine protease: protein MSVVEAIRLPAAVDLGEFVNLLRRLNVPFRVSEESGEQVLWVPNAQLAEQVRTLYERYPQGDPQFSVQAEPLRRGPGFLEQLKLSRMTATVLLVTCVVAAVTLLGTYPETLRWLTFQDFRMVGEDRLMFLPLSETLASGQWWRLLTPMLIHFGWLHLAMNAMWYWELGRRIEYRQGAGMLLGLSLGFGLVSNLVQYAASGPSLFGGLSGVLYGLLGHCWIFQRMAPTPAYQLPRGVVAMMLIWLLVCLSGVIDLLGFGSIANGAHVGGLVAGCLSGLVGGLLARRSAH, encoded by the coding sequence GTGAGCGTGGTTGAAGCGATACGGCTGCCGGCGGCGGTTGACCTGGGTGAGTTCGTCAACCTGCTGCGACGGCTGAACGTGCCGTTCCGGGTCAGCGAGGAGTCGGGCGAGCAGGTGCTCTGGGTGCCCAATGCGCAGTTGGCGGAGCAGGTCCGCACGCTGTACGAGCGTTACCCACAGGGCGATCCGCAGTTCAGCGTGCAGGCCGAGCCGCTGCGCCGGGGGCCGGGGTTCCTGGAGCAGTTGAAGCTGAGCCGGATGACCGCCACGGTGCTGCTGGTGACCTGCGTCGTCGCCGCCGTGACCCTGCTCGGCACCTACCCGGAGACATTGCGCTGGCTGACCTTCCAGGATTTCCGCATGGTCGGCGAGGATCGCCTGATGTTCCTGCCGCTCTCCGAGACGCTGGCGTCCGGGCAGTGGTGGCGGCTGCTCACGCCGATGCTGATCCACTTCGGCTGGCTGCATCTGGCGATGAACGCCATGTGGTACTGGGAGCTGGGCCGGCGCATCGAATACCGCCAGGGGGCCGGGATGCTGCTGGGGTTGAGCCTGGGCTTCGGGCTGGTGTCCAACCTGGTGCAGTACGCGGCCAGCGGGCCGAGCCTGTTCGGCGGCCTGTCCGGCGTGCTCTACGGGCTGCTCGGCCACTGCTGGATCTTCCAGCGCATGGCGCCGACGCCGGCCTACCAGTTACCCAGGGGCGTGGTGGCGATGATGCTGATCTGGCTGCTGGTGTGCCTGTCCGGGGTGATCGACCTGCTTGGCTTCGGCTCCATCGCCAACGGCGCCCATGTCGGCGGGCTGGTGGCAGGTTGCCTGAGCGGCCTGGTCGGCGGTTTGCTGGCGCGGCGATCTGCCCACTGA
- a CDS encoding metallophosphoesterase: MELDPARGYDLIGDVHGCAHTLDHLLERLGYRLQGGVWRHARRQALFLGDIIDRGPRIREALHRVHDMVAAGEALCIMGNHEFNALGWSTPAAPGSGRQYVREHTPRHARLIKETLEQFEGHPADWRDFLGWFQGMPLFLDAGRFRMVHACWDHDVIDALCQQFHDGRIDEAFLKASAEPGSFAQQACDRLLRGTDMRLPNGMTLTGSDGFTRSFFRTKFWEEDRAPETYGDIVFQPDGLPDEVASERLSAEQKSSLLTYGADEPLLFVGHYWRRGTPSPIRPNLACLDYSAVMYGKLAAYRLDDEQRLERSKFVWVDVKRPEGNE, encoded by the coding sequence ATGGAACTCGACCCCGCACGCGGGTACGACCTGATCGGCGACGTCCACGGCTGCGCACATACCCTCGACCACCTGTTGGAGCGCCTCGGCTATCGGTTGCAGGGCGGCGTCTGGCGGCACGCCCGGCGGCAGGCGCTGTTCCTGGGCGACATCATCGACCGCGGGCCGCGCATCCGCGAGGCGCTGCACCGGGTACACGACATGGTCGCCGCCGGCGAGGCGCTGTGCATCATGGGCAACCACGAGTTCAACGCCCTCGGCTGGTCCACCCCGGCGGCGCCCGGCAGCGGTCGGCAGTACGTGCGCGAGCACACGCCGCGCCACGCACGGCTGATCAAGGAAACCCTGGAGCAGTTCGAAGGCCATCCGGCGGACTGGCGCGACTTCCTCGGCTGGTTCCAGGGCATGCCGCTGTTCCTCGACGCCGGGCGCTTCCGCATGGTCCACGCCTGCTGGGACCACGATGTGATCGACGCGCTGTGCCAGCAGTTCCACGACGGCCGCATCGACGAGGCCTTCCTCAAGGCCAGCGCCGAGCCGGGCAGCTTCGCCCAGCAGGCCTGCGACCGCCTGCTGCGCGGCACCGACATGCGCCTGCCCAACGGGATGACCCTGACCGGCAGCGACGGCTTCACCCGCTCGTTCTTCCGTACCAAGTTCTGGGAAGAGGACCGTGCGCCGGAAACCTATGGCGACATCGTGTTCCAGCCCGACGGGCTGCCCGACGAAGTCGCCAGTGAACGCCTGAGCGCAGAGCAGAAGTCCAGCCTGCTGACCTATGGCGCCGACGAGCCGCTGCTGTTCGTCGGTCACTACTGGCGGCGCGGCACGCCGTCGCCGATCCGGCCCAACCTGGCCTGCCTGGACTACAGCGCGGTGATGTACGGCAAGCTGGCGGCCTATCGACTGGATGACGAGCAGCGCCTGGAGCGCAGCAAGTTCGTGTGGGTGGATGTGAAGCGCCCGGAGGGTAATGAGTGA
- a CDS encoding NAD(+) kinase — protein MEPFRNIGIIGRLGSPQVLETIRRLKRFLIERHLHVILEDTISEVLPGHGLQTCSRKIMGEICDLVIVVGGDGSMLGAARALARHKVPVLGINRGSLGFLTDIRPDELETKVAEVLGGQYIVESRFLLDAQVRRHGESIGQGDALNDVVLHPGKSTRMIEFELHIDGQFVCSQKADGLIVATPTGSTAYALSAGGPIMHPKLDAIVIVPMYPHTLSGRPIVVDGNSELKIVVSPNMQIYPQVSCDGQNHFTCAPGDTVTVSKKPQKLRLIHPIDHNYYEVCRTKLGWGSRLGSSE, from the coding sequence ATGGAACCCTTTCGCAATATCGGCATCATCGGCCGCCTGGGCAGTCCCCAGGTCCTGGAAACCATCCGTCGGTTGAAGCGTTTCCTCATCGAGCGCCACCTGCATGTGATCCTCGAGGACACCATTTCCGAGGTGCTGCCCGGCCACGGCCTGCAGACCTGCTCACGGAAGATCATGGGCGAGATCTGCGACCTGGTGATCGTAGTCGGCGGCGACGGCAGCATGCTCGGCGCGGCGCGCGCCCTGGCGCGGCACAAGGTGCCGGTGCTGGGGATCAACCGTGGCAGCCTGGGCTTTCTCACCGATATTCGCCCGGACGAGCTGGAAACCAAGGTTGCCGAGGTGCTGGGCGGCCAGTACATCGTCGAGAGCCGCTTCCTGCTCGACGCCCAGGTGCGTCGCCACGGCGAGTCCATCGGCCAGGGCGATGCGCTCAACGACGTGGTGCTGCACCCCGGCAAGTCCACGCGAATGATCGAGTTCGAGCTGCACATCGACGGCCAGTTCGTCTGCAGCCAGAAGGCCGACGGCCTGATCGTCGCCACCCCGACCGGCTCCACCGCCTACGCGCTGTCCGCCGGCGGGCCGATCATGCATCCCAAGCTCGACGCCATCGTCATCGTGCCGATGTATCCGCATACCCTGTCGGGCCGGCCCATCGTGGTCGACGGCAACAGCGAGCTGAAGATCGTCGTTTCGCCGAACATGCAGATCTACCCGCAGGTTTCCTGTGACGGGCAGAACCACTTCACCTGCGCGCCGGGCGACACCGTCACGGTGAGCAAGAAGCCGCAGAAGCTGCGCCTGATCCACCCGATCGACCACAACTACTACGAGGTCTGCCGGACCAAGCTGGGCTGGGGCAGTCGCCTCGGGAGCAGCGAGTGA
- a CDS encoding DUF1853 family protein: protein MSALTLLLDELLTELRQPQVRDLAWTLLSPPLLSPGSPALRHPLAASRWLAEPARLADWLRAQERSPAALLEQLESTPHQRLGRYYERLWQYALEQAPDLRLLAANLPVRDNGHTLGELDLLLEDDDGLHHLELAIKLYLGPAEDGPNAWLGPGAEDHLLRKIEHFYQHQLPLSATLEGLSVIRAFSEATPSAGLWLGGCLFYPWPTRCPPPTGASDHHLHGRWLHRREWLRYQEVHPEGWQVLSRKRWLAPAACDADERWTVAQFADWLTQLPEDGFPQLLVRLGFRDGRWREQERLFLVGDRWPRVHSGYSR from the coding sequence ATGAGCGCTCTCACCCTCCTGCTGGATGAACTGTTGACCGAACTGCGCCAGCCGCAGGTCCGCGACCTGGCCTGGACGCTGCTCTCACCGCCCTTGCTGAGTCCGGGCAGCCCGGCCCTGCGCCATCCGCTGGCAGCCAGCCGCTGGCTGGCCGAGCCGGCGCGCCTGGCCGATTGGTTGCGGGCGCAGGAGCGCTCCCCCGCCGCCCTGCTGGAACAACTGGAAAGCACACCGCACCAGCGCCTGGGCCGCTACTACGAACGCCTGTGGCAGTACGCCCTGGAACAGGCCCCCGACCTCCGTCTGCTGGCCGCCAACCTGCCAGTGCGCGACAACGGCCACACCCTCGGCGAACTGGACCTGCTGCTGGAGGACGACGACGGCCTGCATCACCTCGAACTGGCCATCAAGCTCTATCTCGGCCCCGCCGAAGACGGACCGAACGCCTGGCTCGGCCCCGGCGCGGAAGATCACCTGCTGCGCAAGATCGAACACTTCTACCAGCACCAGTTGCCGCTTTCGGCCACGCTCGAAGGGCTGAGCGTGATTCGTGCATTCAGCGAGGCCACACCCTCGGCGGGGCTCTGGCTCGGCGGCTGCCTGTTCTACCCCTGGCCGACGCGATGCCCGCCGCCCACCGGCGCCAGCGACCACCACCTGCACGGCCGCTGGCTGCACCGCCGCGAGTGGCTGCGTTACCAGGAGGTGCATCCCGAGGGCTGGCAGGTGCTGTCGCGCAAGCGCTGGCTGGCACCGGCCGCATGCGACGCCGATGAACGCTGGACTGTCGCGCAATTCGCCGACTGGTTGACGCAGTTGCCGGAGGACGGTTTTCCGCAGCTACTGGTCCGTCTGGGCTTCCGGGACGGACGCTGGCGCGAGCAGGAACGGTTGTTCCTGGTAGGCGACCGCTGGCCGCGTGTGCACAGCGGCTATTCGCGCTGA
- a CDS encoding 1-aminocyclopropane-1-carboxylate deaminase/D-cysteine desulfhydrase — translation MRYPDWRPVAALQSVHLGWLERAGVELALLRLDQVDALVSGNKWFKLAPYLKRAADLGLDGVMSLGGAHSNHLHALAAAGARFGFRTVGLLRGEAQDNPTVADLHQFGMQLHWLGYGGYRQRHEPDFWTPWRERYPDLLPVDEGGGGLPGARGCAVLVRQVREQLAGIGWSDYQQLWVACGSGTTLAGLVLGEERAHPVVGVLAVPPGHGVEAQVPELLTEAGVEASGYRLIDASREGFARIDPALACFILDTEAECGVPLEPLYTGKLLLALHEEIAAGRIDRGSRIVAVHTGGLQGRRAMQERLLALAAQRE, via the coding sequence TTGCGTTACCCTGACTGGCGCCCCGTTGCAGCGCTGCAATCCGTTCACCTGGGGTGGCTCGAACGCGCGGGCGTCGAGCTGGCGCTGTTGCGCCTGGACCAGGTCGACGCGCTCGTTTCCGGCAACAAGTGGTTCAAGCTCGCGCCCTACCTGAAGCGCGCCGCCGATCTCGGTCTCGACGGCGTGATGAGCCTGGGCGGTGCCCATTCCAATCACCTCCATGCCCTGGCGGCGGCCGGTGCCCGGTTCGGTTTCCGTACCGTCGGACTGCTGCGTGGCGAGGCGCAGGACAACCCTACGGTCGCCGATCTGCACCAGTTCGGCATGCAGCTCCACTGGCTGGGCTACGGCGGTTATCGCCAACGGCATGAGCCGGACTTCTGGACGCCCTGGCGCGAGCGCTACCCCGATCTGCTGCCGGTGGACGAGGGCGGTGGCGGATTGCCCGGCGCGCGGGGCTGCGCAGTGCTGGTGAGGCAGGTTCGCGAACAGCTGGCGGGTATTGGCTGGAGCGACTATCAGCAGCTCTGGGTCGCCTGCGGCAGCGGCACCACCCTGGCCGGCCTGGTGCTGGGCGAGGAGCGCGCGCACCCGGTGGTGGGGGTGTTGGCGGTGCCGCCGGGGCACGGCGTCGAGGCGCAGGTGCCCGAGCTATTGACGGAGGCCGGTGTCGAGGCGTCCGGCTACCGGCTGATCGACGCCAGCCGGGAGGGCTTCGCGCGGATCGACCCGGCGCTGGCGTGCTTCATCCTGGACACCGAAGCCGAGTGCGGCGTGCCGCTGGAGCCGCTGTACACCGGCAAGCTGCTGCTCGCGCTGCACGAGGAGATTGCCGCGGGGCGGATCGACCGCGGCAGCCGCATCGTCGCGGTCCACACGGGGGGACTGCAGGGGCGACGGGCAATGCAGGAACGCCTCCTGGCGCTGGCCGCTCAGCGCGAATAG
- a CDS encoding NADPH-dependent 2,4-dienoyl-CoA reductase translates to MTAPYPHLLAPLDLGFTTLRNRTLMGSMHTGLEEKPQGFERMAAYFAERARGGVGLMVTGGIGPNEEGGVYSGAAKLSTAEEAEKHKIVTQAVHEAGGKICMQILHAGRYAYSPKSVAPSAIQAPINPFKPRELDEEGIEKQIADFVNCSSLAQVAGYDGVEIMGSEGYFINQFLVAHTNQRTDRWGGSYENRMRLPVEIVRRVREAVGPNFIIIYRLSMLDLVEGGSTWDEIVLLAKAIEQAGATLINTGIGWHEARIPTIATKVPRAAFTKVTAKLRGEIGIPLITTNRINTPEIAEQVLAEGDADMVSMARPFLADPDFVNKAAEGRSDEINTCIGCNQACLDHTFGGKLTSCLVNPRACHETELNYIPTTHVKKIAVVGAGPAGLSAATVAAERGHEVTLFDAAGEIGGQFNVAKRVPGKEEFYETLRYFKRKVETSGVQLRLNTRVSVDDLARGGFDEIILATGIVPRTPAIPGIDNAKVISYLDAILERKPVGSRVAVIGAGGIGFDVSEYVTHSGESTSLDRHAFWREWGIDENLEARGGVAGIQAHPHAAARQVFLLQRKKSKVGDGLGKTTGWIHRTGLKNKQVQMLNSVEYLKVDNDGLHISVAGGEPQVLPVDTVVVCAGQDPLRELHDGLVAAGQSVHLIGGADVAAELDAKRAINQGSRLAAEL, encoded by the coding sequence ATGACCGCCCCTTATCCGCACCTGCTCGCCCCCCTGGACCTGGGTTTCACCACGCTGCGCAACCGCACCCTGATGGGGTCCATGCACACCGGCCTGGAAGAAAAGCCGCAGGGCTTCGAGCGCATGGCGGCCTACTTCGCCGAGCGCGCCCGTGGTGGCGTGGGCCTGATGGTCACCGGCGGCATCGGTCCGAACGAGGAAGGCGGCGTGTATTCCGGCGCGGCCAAGCTGAGCACTGCCGAAGAAGCCGAGAAGCACAAGATCGTCACCCAGGCGGTGCACGAGGCGGGCGGCAAGATCTGCATGCAGATCCTCCACGCCGGCCGCTACGCCTACAGCCCCAAGTCCGTCGCGCCCAGCGCCATCCAGGCGCCGATCAACCCGTTCAAGCCGCGCGAGCTGGATGAAGAGGGCATCGAGAAACAGATCGCCGACTTCGTCAATTGCTCGAGCCTGGCCCAGGTCGCCGGCTACGACGGCGTCGAGATCATGGGGTCGGAAGGCTACTTCATCAACCAGTTCCTGGTTGCCCACACCAACCAGCGCACCGACCGCTGGGGCGGCAGCTACGAGAACCGCATGCGCCTGCCGGTGGAGATCGTCCGCCGCGTGCGCGAGGCCGTGGGTCCGAACTTCATCATCATCTATCGCCTGTCGATGCTCGACCTGGTGGAAGGCGGCAGCACCTGGGACGAGATCGTCCTGCTGGCCAAGGCCATCGAGCAGGCCGGCGCCACCCTCATCAACACCGGCATCGGCTGGCACGAAGCGCGCATCCCGACCATCGCCACCAAGGTGCCGCGTGCGGCCTTCACCAAGGTCACTGCCAAGCTGCGCGGCGAGATCGGCATCCCGCTGATCACCACCAACCGCATCAACACCCCGGAAATCGCCGAACAGGTGCTGGCCGAGGGCGACGCCGACATGGTGTCGATGGCTCGTCCGTTCCTCGCCGACCCGGACTTCGTCAACAAGGCCGCCGAAGGCCGTAGCGACGAGATCAACACCTGCATCGGCTGCAACCAGGCCTGCCTGGACCACACCTTCGGCGGCAAGCTGACCAGTTGCCTGGTGAATCCGCGCGCCTGCCACGAAACCGAACTGAACTACATCCCGACCACCCACGTGAAGAAGATCGCCGTGGTCGGCGCCGGCCCCGCCGGCCTGTCCGCCGCCACCGTGGCCGCCGAGCGTGGCCACGAGGTGACCCTGTTCGACGCCGCCGGCGAGATCGGCGGGCAGTTCAACGTCGCCAAGCGCGTGCCGGGCAAGGAGGAGTTCTACGAAACCCTGCGCTACTTCAAGCGCAAGGTGGAAACCAGCGGCGTGCAACTGCGCCTGAACACCCGCGTCAGCGTCGACGACCTGGCCAGGGGCGGTTTCGACGAGATCATCCTGGCCACCGGCATCGTGCCGCGCACCCCGGCCATCCCTGGCATCGACAACGCCAAGGTGATCAGCTACCTGGACGCGATCCTCGAGCGCAAGCCGGTGGGTAGCCGCGTGGCGGTGATCGGCGCCGGCGGCATCGGCTTCGACGTCTCCGAGTACGTCACCCACAGCGGCGAATCCACCAGCCTGGACCGCCACGCCTTCTGGCGGGAGTGGGGCATCGACGAGAACCTGGAGGCCCGTGGCGGCGTCGCCGGCATCCAGGCCCATCCGCACGCCGCAGCGCGCCAGGTGTTCCTGCTGCAGCGCAAGAAGTCCAAGGTCGGCGACGGCCTGGGCAAGACCACCGGCTGGATCCATCGCACGGGCCTGAAGAACAAGCAGGTGCAGATGCTCAACAGCGTCGAATACCTCAAGGTAGACAACGACGGCCTGCACATCAGCGTCGCCGGCGGCGAGCCGCAGGTGCTGCCGGTGGACACCGTGGTCGTCTGCGCCGGCCAGGACCCGCTGCGCGAGCTGCACGACGGTCTGGTCGCCGCTGGCCAGAGCGTGCACCTGATCGGTGGCGCCGACGTGGCCGCCGAACTGGACGCCAAGCGCGCCATCAATCAGGGTTCGCGCCTCGCCGCTGAGCTCTGA
- a CDS encoding carbon-nitrogen hydrolase family protein, whose amino-acid sequence MRKLIFLILVILFAGYAGWAERRPVGHYLSDLRSQVVLNQGEPSERGNLLGVQPELFTQDYQSVERLRLKFHAYLAKARDEGLINPRTVVVFPEHVGTWLVAAGEKPEVYQTEHLAEAMEWMVASNPLKVARGWLGAKGEDRMADALFRMKAVDMAHDYQTLFGGLAREFGVTIVAGSIVLPNPKIVEGQIRTGNGRLYNVSQVFGSDGLPLGKPQRKLFPIDDEKGFTRGGHPDDLQVLQTPAGRLGVLVCADSWYPASYSALAANKPDIIAVPAFLTGNGNWSKPWKGYNGAPTPSDVTLKPGELSEGEAWERLALAGRIGASGARAGITVFLRGHLWDLGSDGRSLVVSGSSHTLAPDGPGARLINLWL is encoded by the coding sequence ATGCGCAAGCTGATCTTCCTCATCCTGGTGATCCTCTTCGCCGGCTATGCCGGCTGGGCGGAACGTCGCCCGGTGGGCCACTACCTCTCCGACCTGCGCAGCCAGGTCGTGCTCAACCAGGGCGAGCCGTCCGAACGCGGCAACCTGCTGGGCGTGCAACCGGAACTCTTCACCCAGGACTACCAGAGCGTCGAGCGCCTGCGCCTGAAATTCCACGCCTACCTGGCCAAGGCCCGCGACGAAGGGCTGATCAACCCGCGCACGGTGGTGGTGTTCCCCGAGCACGTCGGCACCTGGCTGGTGGCCGCCGGCGAGAAGCCCGAGGTCTACCAGACCGAGCACCTGGCCGAGGCGATGGAATGGATGGTCGCCAGCAACCCGCTGAAAGTAGCGCGCGGCTGGCTCGGCGCCAAAGGCGAGGACCGCATGGCCGACGCCCTGTTCCGCATGAAGGCGGTGGACATGGCCCACGACTACCAGACCCTGTTCGGCGGACTGGCCAGGGAGTTCGGCGTGACCATCGTCGCCGGCTCCATCGTGCTGCCCAATCCGAAGATCGTCGAAGGCCAGATCCGCACCGGCAACGGTCGCCTCTACAACGTCAGCCAGGTCTTCGGCAGCGACGGCCTGCCGCTGGGCAAGCCGCAGCGCAAGCTGTTCCCCATCGACGACGAGAAAGGCTTCACCCGTGGTGGTCACCCGGATGACCTGCAGGTCCTGCAGACGCCGGCTGGGCGCCTGGGCGTGCTGGTCTGTGCCGACAGCTGGTATCCGGCGAGCTACAGCGCGCTGGCTGCGAACAAGCCCGACATCATTGCAGTGCCTGCCTTCCTCACTGGCAACGGCAACTGGAGCAAGCCGTGGAAGGGCTACAACGGCGCACCGACACCCAGCGACGTGACCCTCAAGCCCGGCGAACTCTCCGAAGGCGAAGCCTGGGAACGCCTGGCCCTGGCCGGCCGCATCGGCGCAAGCGGCGCCCGCGCCGGCATCACCGTATTCCTGCGAGGCCATCTCTGGGACCTGGGCAGCGATGGACGCAGCCTGGTGGTCAGCGGTAGCAGCCATACCCTGGCGCCCGACGGCCCCGGCGCGCGCTTGATCAACCTCTGGCTCTGA
- a CDS encoding AraC family transcriptional regulator has product MTRPTMRLGDLSVGFVHSLADALAESGIAPQPLLQQYGLDAARLGEPGARLSIPRYMRLGHAAIQQSGDPALGLRMGQLSRPSQLGLIGVTAAQAPNVRAAARALIRFEPLYAQNYRGQSSFIEDASGAWLRFYSISPYNAYNRFVVDSVLAGWVSMLGSIGAQPLRPEKVEIEYPAPAWAPRFEAMLGCPVEFGAEHNQLRLDQASLARANPEHCPSTWGQLQEICEKELDQMTRTRSLHERVAQLLGPMLNGREPDLEEVATRLKLPTWTLRRKLAEEGTQFRSILNDTRRDLAMIYIRDTDLAFGEIAYLLGFASAEAFQRAFKRWSGQTPGEFRRAQRHSG; this is encoded by the coding sequence ATGACCCGCCCGACCATGCGCCTCGGCGATCTTTCGGTAGGCTTCGTCCACAGCCTCGCCGACGCCCTGGCGGAGAGCGGCATCGCCCCGCAGCCACTGCTGCAGCAATACGGACTGGATGCCGCGCGCCTGGGCGAACCCGGCGCGCGACTGTCGATCCCCCGCTACATGCGCCTGGGCCACGCGGCCATCCAGCAGAGCGGCGACCCCGCCCTCGGCTTGCGCATGGGCCAGCTCAGCCGCCCGAGCCAGCTCGGCCTGATCGGCGTCACCGCCGCGCAGGCACCCAATGTGCGTGCTGCCGCCCGCGCGCTGATCCGCTTCGAACCACTGTATGCACAGAACTACCGTGGCCAGAGCAGCTTCATCGAGGATGCCAGCGGCGCCTGGCTGCGCTTCTACTCCATCAGCCCGTACAACGCTTACAACCGCTTCGTGGTGGATTCGGTGCTGGCTGGCTGGGTGAGCATGCTCGGCAGCATCGGCGCGCAGCCGCTGCGCCCGGAGAAGGTCGAGATCGAGTACCCGGCGCCAGCCTGGGCGCCGCGTTTCGAGGCAATGCTCGGCTGCCCGGTGGAGTTTGGCGCCGAGCACAACCAACTGCGCCTGGACCAGGCGAGCCTCGCGCGGGCAAACCCGGAGCACTGCCCGAGCACCTGGGGGCAACTGCAGGAGATCTGCGAGAAGGAACTGGACCAGATGACCCGCACGCGCAGCCTGCACGAGCGCGTAGCGCAACTGTTGGGGCCGATGCTCAACGGCCGCGAGCCGGACCTGGAGGAAGTCGCCACGCGCCTCAAGCTGCCGACCTGGACCCTGCGCCGCAAGCTGGCCGAGGAAGGCACGCAGTTCCGCAGCATCCTCAATGACACCCGCCGCGACCTGGCGATGATCTACATCCGCGACACCGACCTGGCCTTCGGCGAGATCGCCTACCTGCTCGGCTTCGCCTCGGCGGAAGCCTTCCAGCGCGCCTTCAAGCGCTGGAGCGGGCAAACGCCGGGGGAGTTCCGCCGCGCCCAGCGCCACAGCGGCTGA
- a CDS encoding SDR family oxidoreductase yields the protein MSATELFGNGRVALVTGAARGIGLGVSAWLIAEGWQVVLADIDRERGPKVARALGERAAFVALDVANEAQVATAIADVIGQYGRLDALVSNAAIARPHNTPLEGLGLNEWNRALAVNLTGPMLLAKHCAPYLRAHNGSIVNIASTRAHQSEPNSEAYAASKGGLLSLTHALASSLGPEIRVNAISPGWIDARDLRAREAEPLTELDHDQHLVGRVGTVEDVAAAVSWLVGDGAGFVTGQELVIDGGMTCKMIYLD from the coding sequence GTGAGCGCAACGGAGCTCTTCGGTAACGGTCGCGTCGCCCTGGTGACGGGCGCGGCGCGCGGCATCGGCCTGGGTGTCAGCGCCTGGCTGATCGCCGAGGGCTGGCAAGTGGTGCTGGCCGACATCGACCGCGAGCGCGGGCCGAAGGTCGCCAGGGCACTGGGCGAGCGCGCCGCTTTCGTGGCGCTGGACGTGGCCAACGAGGCGCAGGTGGCGACGGCGATTGCCGATGTCATCGGCCAGTACGGCCGTCTCGATGCGCTGGTGAGCAACGCCGCCATCGCCCGGCCGCACAACACGCCGCTGGAAGGCCTGGGCCTGAACGAGTGGAACCGCGCCCTGGCGGTGAATCTCACCGGTCCGATGCTGCTGGCCAAGCACTGCGCGCCGTACCTGCGCGCGCACAACGGCAGCATCGTCAACATTGCCTCGACCCGCGCGCACCAGTCCGAGCCGAACTCCGAAGCCTATGCGGCGAGCAAGGGCGGCCTGTTGTCGCTGACCCATGCCCTGGCCAGCAGCCTGGGGCCGGAGATTCGCGTCAACGCCATCTCCCCAGGCTGGATCGATGCTCGCGACCTGCGTGCGCGTGAAGCCGAGCCGCTGACCGAGCTGGACCATGACCAGCACCTGGTCGGCCGTGTCGGGACGGTGGAGGACGTCGCGGCGGCGGTGTCCTGGCTGGTCGGCGACGGTGCTGGATTCGTCACCGGGCAGGAACTGGTGATCGATGGCGGCATGACCTGCAAGATGATCTACCTCGACTGA